The Ciceribacter thiooxidans genome window below encodes:
- a CDS encoding ABC transporter substrate-binding protein, whose protein sequence is MITRRSIMAALSAAAILSAGGAAYAQDKTYIPLISKGFQHQFWQAVKAGADKAAAEFNVEVTFEGPDNETQVDKQIDMLSAALAKNPQAIGFAALDTQAAIPLLKQAQDAKIPVIAFDSGVDSDIPATTATTDNVAAAALAADKMAELIGDAGKVALVVHDQTSRTGIDRRDGFVNQMKAKHPNIEIVDIQYGGGDQLQSTEIAKAILAANSDLKGFFGANEGSAIGIVNAIKETGTKGVTVIGYDSGTAQKQAIKDGVMAGAITQNPVGIGYETVKAAVAAIKGESLPKTIDTGFYWYDKTNMDSPEIAAVLYD, encoded by the coding sequence ATGATTACGAGACGTAGCATCATGGCAGCGCTGAGCGCGGCTGCCATCCTGAGCGCCGGAGGGGCGGCGTATGCTCAGGACAAGACCTATATTCCGCTGATTTCGAAGGGCTTCCAGCACCAGTTCTGGCAGGCCGTGAAGGCCGGCGCCGACAAGGCCGCGGCCGAATTCAACGTCGAAGTGACTTTCGAGGGCCCGGACAACGAAACCCAGGTCGACAAGCAGATCGACATGCTGTCTGCCGCACTTGCCAAGAACCCGCAGGCGATCGGCTTCGCCGCGCTCGACACCCAGGCTGCGATCCCGCTCCTGAAGCAGGCGCAGGATGCGAAGATCCCGGTTATCGCATTCGACTCGGGCGTCGACAGTGATATCCCTGCCACGACGGCAACGACCGACAACGTCGCTGCGGCAGCGCTTGCCGCCGACAAGATGGCCGAGCTGATCGGGGACGCCGGCAAGGTCGCCCTGGTGGTTCACGACCAGACCTCGCGGACCGGCATCGACCGTCGTGACGGCTTTGTGAACCAGATGAAGGCGAAGCATCCGAACATCGAGATCGTCGACATCCAGTACGGCGGTGGTGACCAGTTGCAATCGACCGAAATCGCCAAGGCGATCCTGGCTGCAAATTCGGATCTGAAGGGGTTCTTCGGCGCAAATGAAGGTTCGGCGATCGGCATCGTCAACGCCATCAAGGAAACCGGCACCAAGGGTGTGACCGTCATCGGCTACGATTCCGGTACGGCGCAGAAGCAGGCGATCAAGGACGGCGTCATGGCTGGTGCCATCACGCAGAACCCGGTCGGTATCGGCTACGAGACCGTCAAGGCAGCCGTCGCGGCGATCAAGGGAGAAAGCCTCCCGAAGACGATCGACACCGGCTTCTACTGGTACGACAAAACCAATATGGACAGCCCGGAAATCGCGGCCGTCCTCTACGATTGA
- a CDS encoding ABC transporter permease, with translation MTLTVQNGNEAKKRTSSGFHQKLLASASLIVMLIFFSLASDKFLQTSNLIGILQATSVNGVLAVGVTMVIITGGIDLSVGTLMTFTAVIAGVVLTYLGMPLPLGIAAAVGAGAFCGFVSGTLITRMKIPPFIATLGMMLILKGLSLVISGTKPIYFNGTPGFSQISTGSLIGTLFPFLPIPNGVLVLFVLAIFVAFILNRTALGRYTFALGSNEEAARLSGVNTDFWKTCVYSLSGGICGIAGLIIASRLNSAQPALGLGYELDAIAAVVIGGTSLAGGRGSILGTIIGAFIMSVLLNGLRILSVAQEWQTVVTGLIIILAVYADMVRRQRM, from the coding sequence ATGACGCTCACAGTACAGAACGGAAACGAGGCGAAGAAGCGGACATCCTCCGGCTTCCATCAGAAGCTTCTGGCTTCCGCCAGCCTGATCGTGATGCTGATTTTCTTCAGTCTGGCGTCCGACAAGTTTCTCCAAACCTCGAACCTCATCGGGATCCTTCAGGCGACGTCTGTCAATGGGGTCCTGGCCGTCGGGGTTACGATGGTCATCATCACAGGCGGTATCGATCTCTCGGTCGGGACGCTGATGACATTCACGGCGGTGATCGCCGGCGTCGTGCTGACATATCTCGGAATGCCGCTTCCGCTCGGCATCGCCGCCGCTGTCGGAGCGGGCGCGTTCTGCGGGTTCGTTTCCGGCACGCTCATCACCCGGATGAAGATCCCGCCGTTCATCGCGACCCTCGGTATGATGCTCATTCTGAAGGGATTGTCACTGGTCATCTCCGGGACGAAGCCGATCTACTTCAACGGAACCCCGGGCTTTTCGCAGATCTCGACCGGCTCGCTGATCGGCACCCTGTTTCCGTTTCTCCCAATCCCGAACGGCGTGCTCGTGCTTTTCGTCCTGGCGATCTTCGTGGCGTTCATTCTCAATCGCACGGCTCTCGGCCGCTACACCTTCGCTTTGGGTTCCAACGAAGAAGCTGCCCGGCTCTCCGGCGTGAACACCGATTTCTGGAAAACCTGCGTCTACAGCTTGTCGGGAGGGATCTGCGGGATCGCAGGCCTAATCATCGCGTCCCGTCTGAATTCAGCGCAACCTGCGCTCGGCCTCGGCTATGAGCTGGACGCCATCGCCGCGGTGGTCATCGGCGGAACGTCGCTGGCCGGGGGACGCGGGTCGATCCTCGGTACGATCATCGGCGCATTCATCATGTCCGTTCTTTTGAACGGGCTCCGGATCCTGTCGGTCGCGCAGGAATGGCAAACCGTCGTCACCGGGCTGATCATCATCCTGGCAGTCTACGCCGACATGGTTCGCCGCCAACGCATGTGA
- a CDS encoding sugar ABC transporter ATP-binding protein, which yields MSELIRLEAIDKRFPGVHALKGVSFDLLAGEVHALMGENGAGKSTLMKVLSGIWQPDGGTIRIAGEEVTIPSPHAAQALGIGMIHQELALMNDLTVAQNIFIGREPRKRFWRLDEAAINRAAQDIFSAMNISIDPKAEVRTLSVAQQQMVEIAKSLSHRSRVLVMDEPTAALNDKEVHELFTIIERLKSEGVGVVYISHKMDEIKRIADRVTVMRDGAYVGTVRASDTPISTIISMMVGRELENSEVDIPDLTNAPIAMEVRGLSRGRAVRDVGFSIKAGEILGFAGLMGAGRTEVARLIFGADRRDGGEIVVHGKKAPINSPKDAVAAGIGYLSEDRKHLGLALGLDVTANVGLPNLGRFSNSFGVIADAQLGAVTRDYVKKLSIRTPSERQEVRLLSGGNQQKVVLAKWLLRNCDILIFDEPTRGIDIGAKSEIYRLLQSLAREGKAIVVISSELPEVLRLSHRIAVMCEGRLTGILPGGNATTQEDIMHLATQRREEMGGEAA from the coding sequence ATGAGTGAACTGATCAGGCTCGAGGCGATCGACAAACGTTTTCCTGGCGTGCATGCGCTGAAGGGTGTGAGCTTTGACCTCCTCGCAGGGGAAGTTCATGCTCTGATGGGCGAGAACGGCGCCGGGAAATCAACCCTGATGAAAGTACTGTCCGGTATATGGCAGCCGGACGGGGGAACGATCCGTATTGCCGGCGAAGAGGTCACCATTCCCAGTCCGCATGCCGCACAGGCGCTCGGCATCGGCATGATCCATCAGGAGCTTGCCCTGATGAACGACCTGACCGTCGCCCAGAATATCTTCATTGGCCGCGAGCCGCGCAAGCGCTTCTGGCGCCTCGACGAGGCGGCCATCAACCGGGCAGCCCAGGACATATTCTCGGCGATGAACATTTCCATCGATCCGAAGGCGGAAGTGCGGACCTTGTCGGTTGCGCAGCAACAGATGGTCGAGATTGCCAAAAGCCTCTCGCACCGGTCCCGCGTCCTTGTCATGGACGAGCCGACAGCCGCTCTGAACGACAAGGAAGTCCATGAGCTCTTCACGATCATCGAAAGGCTGAAGTCGGAGGGTGTCGGGGTCGTCTACATCAGCCACAAGATGGACGAGATCAAGAGGATCGCCGACCGGGTGACGGTCATGCGCGACGGTGCCTATGTCGGCACGGTCAGGGCTTCGGACACACCGATTTCAACGATCATTTCTATGATGGTCGGGCGCGAACTGGAAAATTCCGAGGTCGACATTCCCGACCTCACCAACGCGCCGATCGCCATGGAGGTCCGCGGGCTTTCGCGGGGAAGGGCGGTTCGGGACGTTGGCTTCTCGATCAAGGCAGGCGAGATTCTCGGCTTTGCCGGCCTGATGGGAGCTGGAAGAACCGAGGTCGCCAGACTGATCTTCGGCGCGGACCGGAGGGATGGCGGAGAGATTGTCGTTCACGGCAAAAAGGCTCCAATTAACAGTCCGAAGGATGCCGTGGCTGCCGGCATCGGCTATCTCTCGGAGGACCGCAAACACCTCGGTCTGGCGCTCGGACTCGACGTCACCGCCAATGTCGGCTTGCCCAATCTCGGACGCTTCTCCAACAGCTTCGGCGTGATCGCTGATGCCCAGCTCGGCGCGGTGACACGCGATTACGTCAAGAAGCTGAGTATCCGCACGCCCTCCGAGCGTCAGGAGGTCCGGCTGTTGTCAGGGGGCAATCAGCAGAAGGTCGTGCTCGCGAAATGGCTCCTGCGCAATTGCGACATCCTGATCTTCGATGAACCGACCCGCGGCATCGACATCGGCGCGAAATCCGAAATCTACAGACTTCTTCAGTCCCTCGCACGCGAGGGCAAGGCGATCGTCGTCATCTCCTCGGAACTTCCTGAGGTGCTCAGGCTATCGCACCGGATTGCCGTCATGTGCGAGGGGCGCCTGACGGGCATCCTCCCCGGCGGAAATGCAACGACACAAGAAGACATAATGCACCTGGCCACCCAGCGCCGGGAGGAAATGGGGGGAGAGGCAGCATGA
- a CDS encoding zinc-binding alcohol dehydrogenase family protein: MMSGVCVEPGEFRLLERDLPVAAPDGWVLIDLAAAGICGTDYHIFEGKHPYLEYPRVIGHELSGYVAEDAEGWTKGQLVTVNPYIACGKCRACLRGKPNCCMAIGVLGVHRDGGMCERIVVPAGNLYDASKLSERDAALVEFLAIGAHAVRRSEAAPGDRVLVTGAGPIGLGAALFARLAGADVHMMDMSAERLEAARSLGFTQLHLADQPLLVGELEDGFDVVFDATGNPKAMEAGFLHVAHGGTYVLVSVVKGDLTFSDAEFHKREMKLVGSRNAQAPDFLHVIEALSSGAVEGGKLVSTVLSLEELPERLPELAADRSGLIKALVALPAWRSNHE; this comes from the coding sequence ATGATGAGCGGCGTGTGCGTGGAGCCGGGCGAGTTTCGTCTGCTGGAAAGAGATCTTCCGGTCGCCGCGCCCGATGGGTGGGTTCTCATCGACCTCGCCGCCGCAGGTATTTGCGGCACCGACTACCACATCTTCGAAGGAAAGCATCCCTATCTGGAATACCCGCGCGTGATTGGCCACGAGCTTTCAGGCTATGTGGCGGAAGATGCCGAGGGGTGGACGAAGGGTCAGCTCGTTACCGTCAATCCCTACATCGCCTGCGGCAAATGCCGGGCGTGCCTGCGCGGCAAGCCGAACTGCTGCATGGCGATCGGTGTCCTCGGAGTCCACCGGGACGGGGGGATGTGCGAGAGGATCGTGGTTCCGGCCGGCAATCTCTATGATGCGTCCAAGCTGTCGGAGCGAGACGCCGCCCTCGTCGAGTTTCTCGCGATCGGCGCACATGCCGTCCGCCGGTCCGAAGCGGCGCCCGGCGACCGGGTTCTCGTTACGGGTGCCGGACCCATCGGCTTGGGGGCGGCTCTCTTTGCGCGTCTGGCCGGCGCAGACGTCCACATGATGGACATGAGCGCGGAACGCCTCGAGGCGGCAAGGTCATTGGGTTTCACGCAGCTTCACCTGGCCGACCAGCCTCTCCTCGTCGGCGAACTTGAAGACGGCTTTGATGTGGTCTTCGACGCGACGGGGAATCCCAAGGCGATGGAGGCGGGTTTTCTTCACGTTGCCCATGGTGGAACCTATGTCCTTGTGTCGGTCGTCAAGGGAGATCTCACATTCTCGGACGCCGAGTTCCACAAGCGGGAAATGAAGCTCGTCGGCAGCCGCAACGCACAGGCGCCGGACTTCCTGCACGTGATCGAGGCCCTGTCCTCGGGTGCTGTCGAGGGCGGCAAGCTCGTGTCGACCGTTCTGTCTCTTGAAGAGCTGCCGGAGCGTCTGCCGGAGCTCGCGGCCGATCGGTCCGGCTTGATCAAGGCGCTGGTGGCCTTGCCGGCCTGGAGGTCGAACCATGAGTGA
- a CDS encoding PLP-dependent aminotransferase family protein yields the protein MARDPLSLDIDRTPRGPLFLAIADAIIRDITRGRLAPGVRLPGTRALARELGVHRNTVDAAYQELLTQGWLRAEPARGTYVAEDLPQGMVASRIVPLPHQTAEVRPALAFTDGAPDPKLVPNKALARAFRRALLSPAFRAGADYGDARGTLALREALAAYLASDRGVVADPARVLIARGSQMALFLAARAVIEPGQVIAVEEPGYPLAWEAFRAAGASVHGIPVDAGGLSVSALEAALRCDPRIRAVYVTPHHQYPTTITMGAARRLQLLDLAQRHGITLIEDDYDHEYRFEGRPVLPLATRAPADLPLIYVGSLSKLLSPGIRLGYAVAPEPLLSRMATARAAIDRQGDAALESALAELIRDGELGRHARKARRIYRTRRDFLAGALSQELGTRVAFELPAGGLALWLRSEDVKVDVWAEHAARAGLALLPGTRFALNGLPPQAFRLGFAALDEVQILRAVRILARSWPG from the coding sequence ATGGCACGTGACCCGCTTTCCCTGGATATCGACAGGACACCTCGCGGTCCCCTCTTTCTGGCAATTGCCGACGCGATCATCCGCGATATCACTCGCGGCCGACTGGCGCCCGGTGTCCGCCTACCGGGAACGCGCGCGCTCGCGCGAGAGCTCGGGGTGCATCGCAATACCGTTGACGCCGCCTATCAGGAACTGCTGACGCAGGGGTGGCTTCGTGCCGAACCGGCACGGGGCACATATGTCGCCGAGGACCTGCCTCAGGGGATGGTGGCTTCGCGCATCGTGCCGCTTCCGCACCAGACAGCGGAAGTCCGCCCGGCATTGGCTTTTACCGATGGTGCACCCGACCCCAAATTGGTGCCGAACAAGGCGCTGGCGCGTGCCTTTCGCCGGGCGCTTTTGTCTCCGGCGTTTCGGGCCGGGGCGGACTATGGAGACGCGCGCGGCACGCTTGCCCTGCGCGAGGCGCTCGCCGCCTATCTCGCCTCCGACCGCGGCGTGGTTGCGGACCCTGCACGCGTGCTGATCGCACGCGGCAGCCAGATGGCGCTGTTTCTGGCGGCGAGAGCGGTCATCGAGCCTGGTCAGGTGATTGCCGTGGAGGAGCCCGGCTACCCGCTCGCCTGGGAGGCGTTCCGCGCCGCCGGGGCGAGCGTCCACGGCATACCGGTCGATGCCGGCGGGCTGTCAGTCTCCGCGCTGGAGGCTGCCCTGAGGTGCGATCCACGCATCAGGGCAGTCTATGTCACACCGCACCACCAGTATCCGACCACGATCACCATGGGCGCGGCACGGCGGCTGCAGCTCCTGGACCTGGCGCAGCGTCATGGTATCACGCTGATCGAAGACGATTACGACCACGAGTACCGGTTCGAGGGGCGCCCGGTCCTGCCCCTTGCGACCCGCGCGCCGGCGGACCTGCCGCTGATCTATGTCGGCTCTCTCTCCAAGCTTCTCTCTCCGGGTATCCGGCTGGGCTATGCCGTGGCGCCGGAGCCCTTGCTCTCTCGGATGGCGACGGCGCGAGCGGCGATCGACCGACAGGGCGATGCTGCGCTGGAAAGCGCACTCGCCGAGCTGATCCGTGATGGAGAACTCGGACGTCATGCCCGCAAGGCGCGCCGGATCTATCGCACCCGCCGCGATTTCCTGGCCGGGGCCTTGTCGCAAGAGTTGGGCACACGAGTGGCATTCGAACTGCCGGCCGGCGGGCTGGCGCTTTGGCTGCGGAGCGAGGACGTGAAGGTTGATGTCTGGGCCGAGCATGCCGCCCGGGCTGGCCTGGCCTTGTTGCCGGGTACGCGCTTTGCTCTCAATGGTCTCCCACCACAGGCTTTTCGTCTTGGCTTTGCGGCTCTGGACGAGGTGCAGATTCTCCGGGCGGTGCGGATCCTCGCGCGAAGTTGGCCTGGTTGA
- a CDS encoding glutamine amidotransferase → MSKSALILRHLTFEDLGSFAPVLEDEGYRPVLIEAGIDPLPDPLDADLVVVLGGPIGVNDEQAYPSMTAEREWLAPRLAARRPTLGICLGAQLMAAALGAKVAPMPGKEIGFAPLELTEAGRKGPLAALDGVSVLHWHGEAFETPAMAENLATTSACATQAFALAPNVLGLQFHPEAGELPTFERWLIGHSVELAHAGIRPEDLRRAAEENGPSLRIAGQAMLNTWLRGLRI, encoded by the coding sequence GTGTCGAAATCCGCTCTTATCCTGCGCCATCTGACCTTCGAAGACCTCGGCAGCTTTGCCCCTGTTCTGGAGGATGAAGGCTATCGGCCTGTCCTGATCGAAGCCGGCATCGACCCCCTGCCCGATCCGCTGGACGCCGACCTCGTCGTGGTTCTCGGCGGTCCGATCGGCGTGAACGACGAGCAGGCCTATCCATCCATGACGGCGGAGCGCGAATGGCTCGCACCGCGCCTCGCCGCCCGCCGGCCGACGCTCGGTATCTGCCTCGGCGCGCAGCTCATGGCGGCAGCGCTCGGCGCAAAGGTGGCACCCATGCCCGGCAAGGAAATCGGATTCGCTCCGCTGGAACTGACGGAGGCAGGACGCAAGGGGCCGCTCGCGGCCCTTGATGGCGTTTCGGTCCTGCATTGGCACGGCGAGGCCTTCGAGACACCAGCCATGGCGGAAAACCTCGCGACGACCTCGGCCTGCGCCACGCAGGCCTTCGCGTTGGCGCCGAACGTGCTGGGATTGCAGTTTCATCCGGAGGCCGGGGAATTGCCGACCTTCGAACGCTGGCTGATCGGCCACAGCGTGGAACTTGCACACGCCGGCATCCGCCCCGAGGATCTTCGGCGCGCCGCAGAAGAGAACGGCCCTTCCCTGCGGATCGCGGGACAGGCCATGCTCAATACATGGTTGCGGGGGCTGCGGATATGA
- a CDS encoding MOSC domain-containing protein, whose product MITATLLTGRASPLPGSGALSGIVKTPPDRPLALGREGLEGDEQADRRVHGGIEKAMHHYPFDHYAAWRNELGPLPPLLTPGGFGENISTTSLTESTVAVGDVFRLGTAILQVSQGRQPCWKLNRRFDVPDMARLVQQTGRTGWYYRVLQPGVVRSGDRLELIDRTAPDWTLRRLWQALYVDRLNLRELAGIAALDVLAEGWRKYAVRRLESGRVEDWSNRLDGTA is encoded by the coding sequence ATGATCACGGCCACACTCCTGACAGGCCGCGCCAGCCCCCTGCCCGGCAGCGGTGCCCTCAGCGGAATCGTCAAGACACCGCCGGACCGGCCGCTCGCCCTCGGCCGTGAAGGGCTCGAAGGCGACGAACAGGCTGACCGTCGCGTGCATGGCGGGATCGAGAAGGCGATGCATCACTATCCGTTCGATCACTACGCCGCGTGGCGCAACGAGCTCGGCCCCCTGCCCCCGCTGCTCACGCCCGGCGGTTTCGGAGAGAACATTTCAACGACCAGTCTCACAGAAAGCACCGTCGCAGTGGGAGACGTCTTCCGGCTCGGCACAGCCATCCTGCAGGTATCCCAGGGACGGCAACCCTGCTGGAAACTCAACCGCCGGTTCGACGTGCCGGACATGGCTCGCCTAGTGCAACAGACCGGCCGCACCGGCTGGTATTACCGGGTTCTGCAGCCCGGCGTCGTGCGGTCCGGAGACCGGCTGGAGCTGATCGATCGGACCGCTCCCGACTGGACCCTGCGCCGACTCTGGCAGGCGCTCTATGTCGACCGGCTGAACCTGCGCGAACTGGCGGGCATCGCCGCGCTCGATGTGCTGGCCGAAGGCTGGCGCAAATATGCTGTCCGCCGGCTGGAGAGCGGCCGGGTCGAGGACTGGAGCAACAGACTGGATGGTACCGCATGA
- the pdxY gene encoding pyridoxal kinase: MTRPPFVISIQSQVVFGHVGNSAALFPMQAAGLEVASIPTVVFSNTPNYPTLRGHALPPEFFSDLLQGARERALPERAAFILTGYIGSLDVALMVADFVAEAKAANPDLIYLCDPVMGDAGPGLYVPEAIADVMRARLLPMADIATPNPFELTWLTGREITTLADLEAARQALHISVQGRLIATGCALDDTPGGHIESVILSSDGISRHPTRHLPVALPGTGDLFAALIIAGLGHGLALDRAVETAQILTSRALGHASALGAGEVVLSEREFRRALLTLGPSCEIT; this comes from the coding sequence ATGACCCGCCCCCCTTTCGTGATCTCGATCCAGAGCCAGGTGGTCTTCGGCCACGTCGGCAATTCCGCCGCCCTGTTTCCAATGCAGGCAGCGGGGCTCGAGGTGGCGTCGATCCCCACCGTGGTCTTCTCGAACACCCCCAATTATCCGACGCTCCGCGGCCATGCCCTGCCGCCGGAGTTCTTCTCCGACCTGTTGCAGGGCGCGCGGGAGCGGGCTCTGCCGGAGCGAGCGGCATTCATCCTGACGGGCTACATAGGTTCGCTTGACGTGGCGCTCATGGTCGCGGATTTCGTGGCCGAGGCGAAGGCAGCAAACCCCGACCTCATTTATCTTTGCGACCCGGTCATGGGTGATGCCGGTCCCGGGCTCTATGTACCCGAGGCAATTGCCGACGTGATGCGCGCGCGACTGCTGCCGATGGCAGATATTGCAACACCCAACCCGTTCGAGCTCACCTGGCTCACCGGCCGCGAGATCACAACGCTCGCCGACCTCGAAGCGGCAAGGCAGGCTCTGCACATCTCGGTACAGGGCAGACTGATCGCCACCGGCTGCGCTCTCGATGATACGCCCGGCGGGCATATCGAAAGCGTCATCCTCAGCTCCGACGGTATCAGCCGTCATCCGACGCGACACCTGCCGGTCGCCCTGCCCGGGACCGGTGATCTCTTCGCGGCTCTTATCATCGCGGGACTGGGGCACGGCCTGGCGCTGGACCGGGCCGTCGAAACTGCCCAGATCCTGACCTCCCGCGCGCTCGGACATGCCAGTGCGCTCGGAGCTGGCGAAGTGGTGTTGAGCGAACGGGAGTTCCGCCGTGCCTTGCTGACACTCGGGCCCAGCTGCGAGATCACTTGA
- the repA gene encoding plasmid partitioning protein RepA, with the protein MSTKPSLAADDSLHFEDLILEQGDLISKKLHLLSVQRFPPNARKNLRSFSLAEVANYIGVSQSTLKKLHLEGKGPLPQTSSSGRRSYSAEQMIELRHYLDQHGRSESKNYVPHRRPGERLQVIAVVNFKGGSGKTTTAAHLAQYLALTGHRVLAVDLDPQASLSSLHGFQPELDQMPSLYEAIRYDDEKRSIADIIQPTNFPGLDIVPANLELQEFEYDTPLAMSNRSSNEGKTFFTRISRALSEVDDRYDVVVIDCPPQLGYLTITALTAATSVLITIHPQMLDVMSMGQFLLMLGGILKPIRDAGAEVNLEWYRYLITRYEPMDVPQAQMVGFMQTLFHQYVLKNHMLKSTAVSDAGITKQTLYEIDKSQMTRSTYERAMESLESVNTEICDLIHKSWGR; encoded by the coding sequence ATGAGCACCAAACCATCCTTGGCTGCCGACGACTCCCTGCACTTCGAGGATCTCATTCTCGAACAGGGCGACCTGATTTCCAAGAAACTTCACCTGCTCAGCGTGCAGCGTTTTCCACCAAATGCACGCAAGAACCTCCGCTCATTCTCGCTGGCAGAGGTCGCCAATTATATTGGCGTGTCGCAAAGCACGCTGAAGAAGCTGCACCTGGAGGGCAAAGGCCCCCTCCCCCAGACATCTTCTTCCGGGCGACGGTCCTACTCTGCCGAGCAGATGATCGAGCTGCGCCATTACCTGGATCAGCATGGGCGCTCGGAATCGAAGAACTATGTTCCTCATCGGCGACCGGGCGAGCGGCTGCAAGTCATCGCCGTCGTGAACTTCAAGGGCGGGTCGGGCAAGACCACCACTGCCGCCCATCTCGCGCAGTATCTCGCACTGACGGGCCACCGCGTTCTTGCGGTAGACCTCGACCCGCAGGCCTCGCTCTCTTCGCTCCACGGCTTCCAGCCGGAACTCGACCAGATGCCCTCGCTCTACGAGGCGATCCGGTACGATGACGAAAAGCGTTCGATCGCTGACATCATCCAGCCAACGAATTTTCCTGGCCTCGATATCGTGCCGGCCAATCTCGAGCTGCAGGAATTCGAGTACGACACACCACTTGCCATGTCGAACCGTTCGTCGAACGAGGGCAAGACCTTCTTCACGCGCATCTCCCGCGCGTTATCGGAAGTCGACGATCGCTATGACGTCGTAGTCATCGATTGCCCGCCACAGCTCGGCTATCTGACCATCACCGCCCTGACCGCCGCAACGAGCGTTCTTATTACCATTCACCCCCAGATGCTCGACGTCATGTCTATGGGACAGTTCCTGCTGATGCTCGGTGGCATCCTGAAACCGATCCGAGACGCCGGCGCCGAGGTCAATCTCGAATGGTATCGCTACCTGATCACCCGCTACGAGCCTATGGATGTTCCACAGGCCCAGATGGTCGGATTCATGCAGACGCTCTTCCACCAATATGTGCTGAAAAACCACATGCTCAAGTCCACGGCGGTGTCCGATGCCGGGATCACCAAGCAGACGCTCTATGAGATCGACAAGAGCCAGATGACCCGTTCCACCTACGAACGGGCAATGGAGTCGCTCGAATCGGTGAACACTGAAATCTGCGACCTCATCCACAAGTCGTGGGGCCGCTGA
- the repB gene encoding plasmid partitioning protein RepB, which yields MARKNLLAGLVAPESASTSQPSNTAYPMRGASKNMIRSLDELAKQADKFLEGEAVVEIDPKLIEGSFVSDRLEDASEQFEELKHAIEERGQDTPVLLRPHPTLSGRYQVVFGHRRVRAARELARPVRAVVKQLDDKSHVIAQGQENSARANLTFIERALFARRLFDLGYDRNVICSALAANQATVSKMMSVTDRIPGEVVERIGPAPSVGRERWVELSLLVGKASNGERVQSLTEGADFASLESDERFNALFSALNRSGKSVKKTEMPAAKLLWQPADKGVSAQISNTGKAFTLAMKAKNASRFGKYLSENLDRLYAEFMDEMTNEGD from the coding sequence ATGGCACGCAAAAATCTTTTGGCCGGATTGGTCGCGCCCGAGAGCGCATCCACGTCGCAACCGTCCAACACCGCCTATCCCATGCGCGGCGCATCCAAGAACATGATCCGGTCGCTGGACGAGTTGGCAAAGCAGGCCGACAAGTTCCTTGAAGGCGAAGCGGTTGTCGAGATCGATCCGAAGTTGATCGAGGGCTCATTCGTTTCAGATCGCCTGGAAGACGCATCCGAACAGTTCGAGGAACTGAAGCATGCGATTGAGGAGCGGGGACAGGATACCCCCGTTCTGCTGCGGCCGCACCCTACCCTCAGCGGGCGCTACCAGGTGGTTTTCGGCCACCGTCGTGTGCGAGCAGCCCGCGAGCTCGCTCGGCCCGTCCGCGCTGTCGTCAAACAGCTGGACGACAAATCTCACGTCATCGCCCAGGGGCAGGAGAATTCCGCTCGGGCGAATTTGACGTTCATCGAACGCGCCCTGTTCGCCCGCAGGCTCTTCGATCTCGGCTACGACCGAAATGTCATATGCTCAGCGCTTGCCGCCAATCAGGCAACAGTATCGAAGATGATGTCTGTCACCGACCGCATCCCGGGCGAGGTCGTCGAACGGATTGGCCCTGCCCCGTCCGTTGGACGCGAGCGTTGGGTCGAGCTTTCTCTGTTGGTTGGCAAGGCGTCGAACGGCGAGAGGGTGCAATCCCTCACTGAGGGCGCGGATTTTGCCAGCCTCGAAAGCGACGAACGGTTCAATGCCCTGTTTTCAGCTCTCAACCGGTCTGGAAAAAGCGTTAAGAAGACGGAAATGCCCGCCGCGAAGCTGCTCTGGCAGCCTGCCGACAAAGGCGTTTCCGCGCAGATATCGAATACCGGCAAGGCGTTCACGCTCGCGATGAAGGCAAAGAACGCCTCGCGCTTCGGCAAGTACCTGTCGGAGAACCTGGACCGGCTCTACGCCGAGTTCATGGACGAAATGACGAACGAAGGAGATTAG